The window GGAGGGCCGAAAATATGAACCAGGCTTTCCGTATTTTTCTGATCATTAAAAAGATCCTCAGTGCGCACCGCAGTGCAGTTCCCGTTCGAGAAAAAATCCCGCGTCGAGGGGGCCGGAAGAGAATCGGCCCCCGCTTTTCGGTGCTACGGAGCGCCTAGGCTATTTCCCAGAGCCACAGGTATTCAGAGGTAGAACTCTCCGCGACAGAAGTGCTCCACGCCAGTGGCCGCCGTTTTCTTGGCTTACTTTCTTTTCGGCGGGGTAAAAAGAAAGTAAGGCGGGGTGCGGGGCGCAGCGCCCGCGACTTTATTCCCAACGAAACATCGTAAACTTAAGATAAATTCGCCGGTCCCGGCCGGCAGCCGGGTTCCTTTCTTTACTGGTCTAAAGAAAGGAACCAAAGAAAGGACCGGCCACTGGCGTGGAGCACGCCTGCTCGACTTTTTCGTTCATCAACTCACGACAATGCTGAGTAACAGGCACATATGTTTTTCGCCGGTTTTAAACTGGGGCTTCACGCAATGGTTCACCAGCGTCAAGGTCCGCACCGGCACTACAGTTCCCGTTTTGGTGAAAACCTCCAGTAAAAACCCCGCATGCGTACCCGATTGTAATCAGAGAAGACTTTGGCGTAGAGAACGCCCGCAGTCTTGACCTTACCCCTCCGCCGGCTCAGGAACAAGCTCTTCTCCGGAAACTTCCCCTCCCTCTTCGGCTGTCCGCCTTCGAGCAATGAGCAGATATGCGGTGGGGACAACGAAGAGGGTCAGCACCGTCCCCAGGCTCATCCCCCCGACGATGACCCAGCCGATGGCCTGGCGGCTTTCGGCGCCGGCGCCGTGGGCCAGGGCCAGAGGGAGGGCTCCCAGGACCATGGCCCCGGTGGTCATGAGGATGGGGCGCAGGCGCAGGGAGGCCGATTCGACCACCGCGTCGAACTTGCTCCACCCCTCCTCCTGCAGCTGGTTGGCGAACTCGACGATGAGGATGCCGTGCTTGGTGATCAGCCCCACCAGGGTCACCAGACCGATCTGGCTGTAGACGTTGAGGGTATGGCCGCTGAGGTTGAGGGCCAGAAGGGCTCCGGTGACGCTCAAGGGGACCGAGAGCATGATGATGAAGGGATCGACGAAGCTCTCGAACTGAGCCGCCAGCACCAGGTAGATGAAGCCGAGGGCGAGCAGGAACGTCACGTAGAGGCTGGCGCTCGACTCCTTGAACTCCCGGGAGGGGCCGTCGTAGTCGACGACCGCGTTTCCGGGGAGGACCCGGGCGGCGATCTCCTCCAGTTGGGCGATCCCGTCGGAGAGGGCGTACCCCTGCGCCAGGCTGGCGGTGACCTTGGCGGCGCGCAGCTGGTTGAAGTGGTTGAGCTCCTTGGGGGCCACCGTCTCATCGACGGCCACCAGGTTGGAGAGCTGAACCATCCTTCCCNNNNNNNNNNTGGT is drawn from Desulfuromonas sp. TF and contains these coding sequences:
- a CDS encoding efflux RND transporter permease subunit, producing the protein GRMVQLSNLVAVDETVAPKELNHFNQLRAAKVTASLAQGYALSDGIAQLEEIAARVLPGNAVVDYDGPSREFKESSASLYVTFLLALGFIYLVLAAQFESFVDPFIIMLSVPLSVTGALLALNLSGHTLNVYSQIGLVTLVGLITKHGILIVEFANQLQEEGWSKFDAVVESASLRLRPILMTTGAMVLGALPLALAHGAGAESRQAIGWVIVGGMSLGTVLTLFVVPTAYLLIARRRTAEEGGEVSGEELVPEPAEG